TATACAGAAAAGAAAAACAGCGTGGAGCAGTGGAAGTGTCAATCTGCTGGAGACTAGGATTGTTAATGTTTTTGTCTTAAAACTTAGTAGCGTCGAGAGAATCCACCGCTACTGGGTCTGCGATTACCACCGCCACCGCCAGAGGGTCCTCTATCTTCGCGAGGTTTGGCTTTGTTAACTTTCAAATCCCGACCCATCCACTCTGCTCCATCTAGAGCTTCAATGGCAGCCGTTTCTTCAGCTTCAGTTTCCATTTCCACAAAACCAAAGCCACGCGGGCGACCTGTCTCGCGGTCAGTGGGTAGCTGAACCCGCTTAACAGTTCCGTATTCTGCAAAAACCTGGCTCAGGTCCTCTTGGGTTACGTCGTAGGATAGGTTGCCTACATAGATTGACATGGAAGTATCTCGCTATCTATATGCAGATGGTGTAGAGCCTTCGATTCGGAGAGATGCCTGTCAACGTAGACAACCAACTTACTCAGCCGAATTAAATTCTCAGTGATTAACTTAGCACAGGATCGGTCTTCAGGCATTCCTCATCCGAGAAAACGCCATGAAATTTGTCAAGAGAATGATTTCGCAATTTAAAAAGTTACAATTTTCTGCGAAGTATTGCGGTTTATACACAAGGTAAAAACAACAGTGATACAGGGGTTCCAATCGCTACGGAGGCGGAATAAAATCATGGGTTTTGCAATTTTTATAAGGCTAGATGCTGCTTAGCATTGCTTAGCATATAGAGTGGGATAACTATCATGGCAGATGTGGCTTTTAAGAACTTTGACAAAAAGTGGCTACTCGACTGGCACAATTGACTCTCGCCAGCGCACACTAAAAGATGTACTCAAGAGGCTCCTGAACACTTCTTATGTTTCCAGCTGAACCTCCGGCTTCTGGTAGCGGCTTTCGCGCTCTGATGAAGAATCGGCCCTTTCTTATCCTGTGGGTAGGGCAGATCGTGTCTCAGGTAGCAGACAAGGTCTTCTTCATTTTGTTGATTGCGTTGCTGGAAAACTATCAGACGTCGCTGATGGGGGCAAATTCTATGCGTTCCGCCATCATGGTAGCTTTCACACTACCTGCAATCTTCTTTGGCTCAGCTGCGGGTATTTTTGTAGATCGCTTTCCGAAGAAGCAAATTATGGTGGCTTCTGATTGGATTCGCGCTTTATTGATACTATTGCTGCCGATATTGCCAAAGCAGTTTTTAATTTTGTTAGTAATTACGTTTTTGCTCTCGACGGTCACGCAATTTTTTGCACCGGCAGAGCAGGCGGCTATGCCCCTGTTGGTAAAGCGCGAGAATTTAATGACGGCAAATGCGCTATTTACAACCACCATGATGGGTTCTATGATTGTCGGTTTCTCTGTGGGCGAGCCGCTGTTGAGTGTAGCCAGAACTTGGGGGGGAACGTATGGTCAAGAACTTTTGGTGGCGTTTTTGTACCTGTTGGCTTCTGGTCTCAGTCAGTTAGTGAAAGTCGTAGAAGCTCCGATTCCGATTGAGTCGGTGGCAGTTCATCCTTGGCATGACCTTAAAGAAGGCTTCCGTTATTTATGGAAAAAACGCCTGGTTCGTACTGCGATGGTGCAGCTGACGATTTTATATTCGGTATTTGCGGCTTTAACCGTACTAGCAATTGAGCTGGCGAAGGATATAGGTCTCAATGAGCCGGGTCAATTTAGCTTTTTATTATCCGCTGCTGGAGTGGGTATGGTTTTTGGTGCGGGGGTGTTGGGGCATTGGGGCGATCGCTTCCACCACAAGCCTTTGCCTCTATTGGGTTTTTTGAGTATGGGCTTTGTGTTGGGTGTGTTTACGTTGACGACAAATCTTTGGATGGGTTTAGGATTAAGTGCCCTGTTGGGACTGGGTGCCTCATTTATCGGCGTACCTATGCAAACTCTGATTCAAGCCTCAACCCCAGAAAATATGCGCGGCAAAGTTTTTGGGTTTCAGAA
The sequence above is drawn from the Coleofasciculus sp. FACHB-1120 genome and encodes:
- a CDS encoding RNA-binding protein: MSIYVGNLSYDVTQEDLSQVFAEYGTVKRVQLPTDRETGRPRGFGFVEMETEAEETAAIEALDGAEWMGRDLKVNKAKPREDRGPSGGGGGNRRPSSGGFSRRY
- a CDS encoding MFS transporter encodes the protein MFPAEPPASGSGFRALMKNRPFLILWVGQIVSQVADKVFFILLIALLENYQTSLMGANSMRSAIMVAFTLPAIFFGSAAGIFVDRFPKKQIMVASDWIRALLILLLPILPKQFLILLVITFLLSTVTQFFAPAEQAAMPLLVKRENLMTANALFTTTMMGSMIVGFSVGEPLLSVARTWGGTYGQELLVAFLYLLASGLSQLVKVVEAPIPIESVAVHPWHDLKEGFRYLWKKRLVRTAMVQLTILYSVFAALTVLAIELAKDIGLNEPGQFSFLLSAAGVGMVFGAGVLGHWGDRFHHKPLPLLGFLSMGFVLGVFTLTTNLWMGLGLSALLGLGASFIGVPMQTLIQASTPENMRGKVFGFQNNVVNIALSAPLAIAGPLTDQFGLRGVLLSMSIIVNIVGVWAWLSTRNVLEDVI